Proteins encoded by one window of Thunnus thynnus chromosome 3, fThuThy2.1, whole genome shotgun sequence:
- the rbm34 gene encoding RNA-binding protein 34, which produces MKKKLPQSGDASPGQQSADYVVGQVSGSLFQKKSAAPGSLSALFSAAAPTASVLFQPAPEPVQKSTEVKEQQNETPEVKGQTSQKQKKPSKEKSAADQKLENRESSLQNADEDEQGQKTSMKKKKRKAPEPDGENEVERWVMKRQRLKAIKEEEAVKKKRTVFVGNLPVSCTKKTLRSLFRDKGSIESIRFRSVVREDPSMSRRVAAIQRKVHPKKQSINAYVVFKDEEGVAKALERNGMEIEKDFHIRVDRATESSSHDHKRSVFVGNLSFEINELAFRRHFEKCGGVEAVRLVRDQNSGLGKGFGYVLFESADSVQLALELDGSNLEGRSIRVKRSVKKEKQKNKNDSRGAAGKGPAKGPAKGPMKGPMKGPMKGPMKGPMKGPMKGPMTGPGRVKGGFQSQKKFTRNQPRSNKGPSSFKGEMVDPSKKTKKKGLKKKVKPNKTVHI; this is translated from the exons ATGAAGAAGAAACTTCCCCAGAG CGGTGACGCGTCGCCGGGGCAACAGTCAGCTGACTATGTGGTGGGTCAGGTATccgggagtttgttccagaagAAGTCTGCAGCTCCTGGATCGCTGTCGGCTTTATTCAGCGCCGCAGCACCGACAGCATCCGTCCTGTTTCAGCCGGCACCCGAG CCTGTTCAGAAGAGCACAGAGGTGAAGGAGCAGCAGAATGAAACtccagaggtcaaaggtcaaaccaGCCAGAAGCAGAAGAAGCCGTCAAAGGAGAAATCAGCAGCCGACCAGAAGCTGGAGAACAG GGAGAGCAGTTTGCAGAACGCAGACGAAGACGAGCAGGGACAGAAGACGtcaatgaagaagaagaagaggaaggctCCGGAGCCGGATGGAGAGAACGAGGTGGAGCGATGGGTGATGAAGAGGCAGAGGCTGAAGGCCATTAAAGAGGAGGAGgcggtgaagaagaagaggacggTGTTCGTAGGAAACCTGCCGGTCAGCTGCACCAAGAAG ACCCTGCGGAGTCTCTTCAGGGATAAAGGATCCATCGAGTCCATCCGGTTTCGctctgtg GTCAGAGAGGATCCCTCCATGTCCCGTAGAGTCGCAGCTATTCA ACGCAAAGTTCATCCCAAGAAGCAAAGTATAAACGCCTACGTGGTGTTTAAAGACGAGGAAGGAGTCGCCAAGGCGTTGGAGAG GAACGGCATGGAGATTGAGAAAGACTTTCACATCCGAGTGGACAGAGCGACGGAAAGCTCATCG CACGATCACAAACGCTCCGTGTTCGTGGGGAATCTTTCCTTCG AGATCAACGAGCTGGCGTTTCGGAGGCATTTTGAAAAGTGCGGCGGCGTGGAGGCGGTGCGACTGGTGCGAGACCAGAACTCCGGACTGGGGAAAGGATTCGGATACGTTCTGTTTGAG AGTGCCGACTCGGTCCAGCTGGCGTTAGAACTGGACGGCTCCAATCTGGAGGGCAGGTCCATCCGGGTGAAGAGGTCGGTGAAgaaggagaagcagaagaataaaaatgacagcAGAGGAGCTGCAGGCAAGGGCCCCGCAAAGGGCCCCGCAAAGGGTCCTATGAAGGGTCCCATGAAGGGTCCCATGAAGGGTCCCATGAAGGGTCCCATGAAGGGTCCCATGAAGGGTCCTATGACGGGTCCGGGCAGGGTGAAAGGAGGCTTCCAGTCTCAGAAGAAATTCACCAGAAACCAGCCGAGGTCAAACAAAGGCCCGTCCTCCTTCAAAGGAGAGATGGTGGATCCGAgcaaaaagactaaaaagaaAGGACTGAAGAAGAAAGTGAAGCCGAACAAGACTGTTCATATCTGA